From the genome of Oryza glaberrima chromosome 1, OglaRS2, whole genome shotgun sequence:
GTTAGCAATAAGATTGGAGAATTACCATAAAAAATATCAGTATAAGCCCTGGAATCAATATAAGTGATATTTGCTGGAATAGTGATCTTATTCCCTTTGAGCTCTCAGCCATTGCTTGTTTGATCCTGCCATAGCCTGTTATGACATCATTTCAGTTAATTAGAGCAATGGGATAACAAGAGCTTACCAATTGACATGGCCCACTTCAATAGGCAAGCAAAATCCATTCACAAGGAAAATTTTGCAAGGCGTGGGAAACCTATTCATTCATTCTCCCTGCCAGAACGGTTGAATTTCCACAATGGCGTTCAGTGCACTTGTCAAAATTTGCATAcgttacaaacaaaataaacaggCAGCTTGATTCTGCGCACTGTTACAAACTTGAGAAACCGTGAATTGTTTCATCACCATTATTTCTACCCACTGCAATCATTCTCCTACCTATCGATTGACTCTGTCAAAGAAAGATGAATCTAATTACTTGGAGATGAGTTTGATGGTGAACTCTCAGTTGCAGTAGCTTCGCTCTCTATAGTGCCGTTTGTGTGCTCCACCAATACATCAGCCTCAGGAGCCTTGAGCAGGGAAGGATCTACCTTCTCTTTTGCAGACATATCCCTTTTGAGATCTTCCTTAGCCAAGCTAGAGAATTGCTTGTCTAGTGAACTTGCCGCGCCTAGCCATGCTAGAACAATCACCAACAGTATGCCACCAAGGTAGGGGGTGGAGTTAGCTAAAGAGCCAAATGTAAGGATCATGAACTGTTGAATAAGAGCTCCACCAGACTTCCCCAATGGGTTGCAGACAACATCAATGGCTGCCTTTCCCTTCACCTGCAAACAGAGGAAGCAGAGTTGGCTTCTGCAGCATAATTGGTGGTGCAAACTCGCCCTAGTGCTTTGTACAAAGCCCACAACATCAAACTTTATGGATAGAGAACTGACATTCAGTTCAAACTGCTCAATTGCTCATGCCAATGGATTGCACTTATTGGTGTAACTAAAGCAAATATGATGCAATGAATGGAAGCAGGTAAAAACAGGCAATGTTATCTTACAACTACAGGATCAAGACAGAAGCTTTAAATTACTTAACAGATACTAGTTCATCAAGAATTGCTAGATAATTTCTAAATGATGCACATGGGATATGCATATATGAAGCAACAAACTGCTTAAATGAATCACGAGAGTATACAAAGCAGAATAATgcgcaaaaatatttttaaatgttcaTCGTCGAATCACATGAATAAATATGCAATCTGGTATAGAAGCAAACCTTCATATCTTCATCCAAAGGAATGTAGGCCATTTCTTTGCATGGATCAAATAAACTATACTTTGCACTCTTGCTGAATATGTTCTGAAGTGCACCCACATAAACTGCTGCAAGAAGAGGGGTCATGCCCATTGTGGCAAGCATAGGAGTGAGAGGCTGCCCAAATAGAATCAGGGAGAAGAAACCGACGCCAGTCAGCAACAAAACTGTGGGGGTGATCATTGCAGCCACTCCCCAGCCGAATTTTCGGAGTATGATCCGGCCTAACAGCATCATTGTGAAAGTAGCAATGCCAGTAGCGGTTGAGAAATCACCCATGAAAGATGAATACTCATTTGGACTAGGGAACTGCCATGATGAAGAAAGAAATACTTAATTAGAAAAACTGTTTGACAAATTAATCTGAagatgaaacaaacaaagctGAGAAAGTTACCTGTGCCTTGAGCTTCGATTTCCATGTGACCTCCACAAGGTTGATACTGATGCCATATGCAACCACTAAAGTAGCAAGGTCCCTTACATATCTTGAGGAGAGGAGAACTTTAAGACTCTCTTTCATTCCAAGCTTAGGTTTATCCTGTTGAAAAAAAACGTTAGTGCATtatttgtagtagtagtagtaaaaaaaaaaagaagcacatTTAACTATTCGGCTGACCTTTTTCTTCTTACGGTCAGACTTCGGAAGAGAAGGATCATTCAAAACAAACTTGTTCACCCCCCAATAGATGGAAGTGATGACAAGTCCAAGAAGCACCACTAAGCTCATCATTCCTTTCAAAGACACCTCCCATCCGTCAATACCTGGACCCAATGTCTTGCGCAGATTTGAGAAATACTTCACAGTACGCCCAGAAAAGATGAGCGCAATATTAGCCCCAAGACCAAATAGAGGGTAGAATTCTTTTGCTTCCTCAACTGTAGTAATCTGCAGAAGGATGGATGAAATCAGTTGTAGCCTGAAGGGTCACCATTTGATGGGAAGTTCAGAAAATATTAAACAGGTATATACAACCAAACGTCAGACAACACTAGAAAACCCCATCCAGCTTGCAACCAATTGACAGTTATACACCTCTGGTCAAGCTTCGTGAACAACAAAAAACAACCACTGTGAACTCTGCATAACTGAGGACATTGATCACCTACCATTCAGATGTAATTCTGAAATCAAATAGCTGAGGACACACGTGTTATTCAGATGCACCAACATTACTCATTCAGGCATGACCAACAGCCCACAAAGCCACTCTGGCAAATggcccagaaaaaaaaaactctatatcCCCTATGCAGAATTATTCAGTCAGAGAGTTGACACAATCTATTCCACCGTCTTCTCTCAGATAGATATAAGAGAGAAGTTCAAACATTTGTACTTGTGAAATAATGCCGTTCTATCACCTAGATTGTCTTGAATTATTATCAGCTAGCTACTCATGGTTGTGTAGAGTATCCCTATCTCCTGAAAAGCTTGTTTCTGTCTTTGTTTTCTCTTATTTTAAATCTTGCCCTAAGTATTTCTTCCCCCTCTTGAACTTCCAGCAAGGATCCTCCCTACTGTTTCACACAAATGAAATGTATGTATAAAACTATACAATATAAGCATTCAGGCATTCCTTTGTGGGAAGAAAAGTAGCCATAATATGGCCACATGTTATGTTAAAGGCTGCAGCTTGTTTGGTTTGGTAGTACCAAAATTGGCTAGGGTTTCATCTGCAACTCTGGCCCTCAAAACAAACAGGCCCACATCAATCAACATTACTTATTGCAAAAGCAGTTAAAAAGTGTGAACCATATCCAGGCAAGTGGTTGTAAAAGAATGCATATCACAACAAAAATGCAACTTAACCAACTAAATATAATTCAGATTAACAAAAGCTAGCAAAGTAGCAATCATGAAGTTGAAGGCATTCATGCCAGAAAGCAACAAGCACCTAGACTTAGCCAACAGGTTTGACAATACACTGAGCAATACTACTAAATACTAATCAAACCAACGTTTCTGTAACTACCCATTATCCCAAGAGCACATCCTAATTTCTGACGGAGTGACAGAAACCCAACAACAAACTCTGCTCCTTCATGTTTTGCTCTCCACAGCCAAACATCCGGTTAAACATTAGCTAATGAGATGGCCATCAATTTTTGACTGAAAATAGACAATAAATTGACATTTGCACATGCCTAGATTGACCACAAAAATCCAAACCCATGACTCACCTGGTTAGCGAAGCCCCAGAAAAGGACCGAGATGACGACGCTGCCCCACAGTTCGGCCATGACATAGAACAAGCAAAAGCTCCAAATCCTCAGAATGGCGACGGGGCCAAGAAAGCTCGGGCCGAGCGCCGCAAGGAGCTTGTCGGCGAGCGCGGTGGGGTGGATCACATTCCTGAGAGGGTAGAGCACGAAGGCAAAGGCGCCGAAGAAGGCGATGAAGGGGAAGATGACGGTGTAGAAGAGCGCCTCCCTGGAGAGCACATTGGAGAGCTTGGTGTAGAGGAGCATGAAGCCGATGGCCATGGGCAGGTTGACCCACGTCTTGAGGAACGGGATGATCTCCGCGCTGCTCCCCTTGGCGGTCACCACCAGCACGTCCTTGGTGTCCCGCAGGATCGTGTAGTTGAACAAGATGCAGAAGAACATCAACCCGAGCGGCACGATCTTCTTCAGCGTCTTCACCTCCACGCCGAGGAACTTCTTCCCCTCCGGCTGCGCCGCCGGcaccgctcccgccgccgccgccgcggcaggcTGCGCGCCGCAAGagatcccaccaccaccaccaccactagcgCCGCTTCTCCGTCTCAAGAGCCCGCACCCCAATCCCAACCCCACGACGGCGTCCCGCGAGGTAGGGCCGCTTCTCGAAGCGAGGAGGAGCGGGGACTGGAGCGATACGGGggccgccggggaggaggggagggagacgCGCGCGGATCGCGCGcgcgggagcgggaggcggagccccgcgcggggagggaggccgccgGGCTTGGCGTGGTGGAGCGCGAGCGACTCCAtgggcggcgccgctgctcTCCGGGCTCCGCGAGACGCGAGGTggggggaggcggagggagggaaaggaggaggaggaggaggaggagtaggtcGGGGGGAACTTTGGGAGTAATAAAAGATCGCGCACTGACCAAGCCCCGGCGGGATCGGCCGTCGGTTCGCGAGGCGGACGACGATCCTGGCCGTTGGCTTGGGTACTGGGGTTGGTGGGGGTGCGTGGAACGAgacagccgccgcccgccctaCGCAGTCAGCGGCGCCGTGGCTCGCCGGGTGTTTTGCAGGAGTAACTCATTCCCTTTTTGTT
Proteins encoded in this window:
- the LOC127773285 gene encoding ADP,ATP carrier protein 2, chloroplastic-like; protein product: MESLALHHAKPGGLPPRAGLRLPLPRARSARVSLPSSPAAPVSLQSPLLLASRSGPTSRDAVVGLGLGCGLLRRRSGASGGGGGGISCGAQPAAAAAAGAVPAAQPEGKKFLGVEVKTLKKIVPLGLMFFCILFNYTILRDTKDVLVVTAKGSSAEIIPFLKTWVNLPMAIGFMLLYTKLSNVLSREALFYTVIFPFIAFFGAFAFVLYPLRNVIHPTALADKLLAALGPSFLGPVAILRIWSFCLFYVMAELWGSVVISVLFWGFANQITTVEEAKEFYPLFGLGANIALIFSGRTVKYFSNLRKTLGPGIDGWEVSLKGMMSLVVLLGLVITSIYWGVNKFVLNDPSLPKSDRKKKKDKPKLGMKESLKVLLSSRYVRDLATLVVAYGISINLVEVTWKSKLKAQFPSPNEYSSFMGDFSTATGIATFTMMLLGRIILRKFGWGVAAMITPTVLLLTGVGFFSLILFGQPLTPMLATMGMTPLLAAVYVGALQNIFSKSAKYSLFDPCKEMAYIPLDEDMKVKGKAAIDVVCNPLGKSGGALIQQFMILTFGSLANSTPYLGGILLVIVLAWLGAASSLDKQFSSLAKEDLKRDMSAKEKVDPSLLKAPEADVLVEHTNGTIESEATATESSPSNSSPSN